In Miscanthus floridulus cultivar M001 chromosome 8, ASM1932011v1, whole genome shotgun sequence, the sequence ACTAAAAAATTCAATCAACGAGATGCAAAATGCTGATGACTTACAGGATCATATGCGGGTTCCATATGATTGAGTAGGTGTTGAAGTCTTCAGTAGGATCAAACCAAAGACGATACTGCATCTCTCGGTCACCTTTCCCTCTTGCATAGATGTTAGTGTGCAGGGTGTATGGTTCACCGGTGGTGTTCCCCAGGAACTCAAGGTCAATCTCGTCGTGGTATTGCCATGGCCCCTCTGTTACCATCTGTTTTTGAATTGGAAGAGAACCATGGTTAGACTAGCTGTAGGTAATATAACCTGAACATGATGATGGTTTCATTGATCACATTTCTTGTTAAAACTACTTACATATACTGTGGTGACAGTGCCAGCTGAGTCCTTGGGGACAAGCTTGATGTCAATGTCGAACCTCCCAAAGAGGTACTTGCTCTTGGAGCGGAACGCAGAGGTCGTCCAGCAGTCGAGGGAGAGTGACACCATTTGGCGGCCGGAGCTATCATAGAGCACCTGTGTGTTGCCCCACATCATGTCAACGCTATCAGCCATGTCGCTGGTTGCTGGAGAGATGGCCATCAGGCTGAGACAGAGAGCCGCTAGAGAGGCTACGCAGTAAGCCCTAGAGGACTGCCACATGGCTTGGCTTCAGCCTTCAGATTGCGGGGGTAGTGAATGGGCCGGGCACACCACACACTGTGACTCTGTGAGTGTGTGATGCATTTGGAACGAACGATGTAGACCCGGGAGTTATATAGACGACGAC encodes:
- the LOC136469004 gene encoding xyloglucan endotransglucosylase protein 7-like, encoding MWQSSRAYCVASLAALCLSLMAISPATSDMADSVDMMWGNTQVLYDSSGRQMVSLSLDCWTTSAFRSKSKYLFGRFDIDIKLVPKDSAGTVTTVYMVTEGPWQYHDEIDLEFLGNTTGEPYTLHTNIYARGKGDREMQYRLWFDPTEDFNTYSIIWNPHMILILVNGVPIRRMRNQMRDDTPFPLYQPMRLYASIWDADEWATQGGRIKTDWSHGPFTAFFRNYTANACVPYNRAWICGQDSGDSSWFNQELDEEGQQKLNDVNAKNKIYDYCTDPRRFPNGYPPECGSQ